The following proteins are encoded in a genomic region of Rubrobacter xylanophilus DSM 9941:
- a CDS encoding Mrp/NBP35 family ATP-binding protein encodes MADWFRRRVGRDVARGEGPPDDAARREGATPADGFTEEGIREALRDVRDPEIGRDLVSLNMVRSVDVRDGRVKVGVALTTAGCPLKHRITQDVRDRLMMIEGVREVEVDFGVMTDQDRQNLMSALHGGRAEIAPAFRDESKTRIIAVVSGKGGVGKSTVAVNLAAALDRAGHSVEILDADVHGASVPVMLGALQKPNVVDGVIFPVESPTGLKFISMGNFVSEGQAIIWRAPIVNKALTQLMRDVYWDEPDFIIVDMPPGTGDVALTVAQMIPKAEALVVTTPQADAARVAVKAGRMAVQAHLRVIGVVENMSYAECPDCGKELRIFGGDGGERVASELGSRVLGRIPILPDATGEPGRCLFEAGSSPARAFDEIAASLAATKARKRIKVL; translated from the coding sequence GTGGCTGATTGGTTTCGCAGGCGCGTGGGCAGGGACGTGGCGAGGGGCGAAGGCCCGCCGGACGATGCCGCCCGGCGCGAGGGAGCCACGCCCGCCGACGGGTTCACCGAGGAGGGCATCCGCGAGGCCCTGAGGGACGTAAGGGACCCGGAGATCGGGCGCGACCTCGTCTCGCTCAACATGGTCCGCTCGGTGGACGTCCGGGACGGGCGGGTGAAGGTGGGGGTCGCGCTCACCACCGCCGGGTGCCCCCTCAAACACCGGATCACGCAGGACGTGCGCGACCGCCTCATGATGATCGAGGGCGTGCGCGAGGTCGAGGTGGACTTCGGGGTGATGACCGACCAGGACCGGCAGAACCTCATGAGCGCCCTGCACGGCGGCCGCGCCGAGATAGCTCCCGCCTTCCGCGACGAGTCCAAGACCCGCATCATCGCCGTGGTGAGCGGCAAGGGCGGGGTCGGCAAGAGCACCGTGGCGGTGAACCTGGCGGCGGCGCTCGACCGGGCCGGGCACTCCGTGGAGATTTTGGACGCCGACGTGCACGGCGCGTCGGTGCCGGTGATGCTCGGGGCTTTGCAGAAGCCCAACGTGGTGGACGGCGTGATCTTCCCGGTCGAGTCACCCACGGGCCTGAAGTTCATCTCCATGGGCAACTTCGTCTCCGAGGGGCAGGCCATCATCTGGCGCGCCCCGATCGTGAACAAGGCCCTCACCCAGCTGATGCGCGACGTCTACTGGGACGAGCCGGACTTCATCATCGTGGACATGCCCCCCGGCACCGGCGACGTGGCCCTCACCGTGGCGCAGATGATCCCGAAGGCCGAGGCGCTCGTCGTCACGACCCCGCAGGCCGACGCCGCCCGCGTCGCCGTGAAGGCCGGCAGGATGGCCGTCCAGGCGCACCTGAGGGTCATTGGCGTCGTGGAGAACATGAGCTACGCCGAGTGCCCCGACTGCGGCAAGGAGCTCAGGATCTTCGGCGGCGACGGCGGCGAGCGGGTGGCCTCGGAGCTGGGCTCGCGCGTGCTGGGGCGCATCCCGATCCTGCCGGACGCGACCGGGGAGCCGGGGCGCTGCCTCTTTGAGGCGGGCTCCTCGCCCGCCCGCGCCTTCGACGAGATCGCCGCCTCCCTCGCGGCGACGAAGGCGCGCAAGAGGATAAAGGTCCTGTAG